The Prunus persica cultivar Lovell chromosome G8, Prunus_persica_NCBIv2, whole genome shotgun sequence genome includes a region encoding these proteins:
- the LOC18766273 gene encoding uncharacterized protein LOC18766273 isoform X1 encodes MCGRARCTLRADDIPRACHRSHGPVRTVNMDRFRPLFNASPGSNLPVVRREDGGDGDGVVVHCMKWGLIPSFTKKTEKPDHYKMFNARSESICEKASFRRLIPKNRCLIAVEGFYEWKKDGSKKQPYYVHFNDGRPLLFAALYDFWENSEGNDISTVCYPVGEKLYTFTIITTSSSSALGWLHDRMPVILGDKGSTDSWLSGSSTSNFDSLLKPYEGPDLVWYPVTQAMGKVSFDGPECINEIQLKTEGNNSITKFFMSKGTKKEELNPKDTSFYDSSVKNDLPKSVKEEPEGKEKTEQPASTEKCENDSKGQTISQEGVSKGQTKRDYEEFSADSKPVAYETSEMSASPAKKKVNPKSSVDKQPTLFSYFGKS; translated from the exons ATGTGTGGGAGGGCTCGCTGTACTCTCAGAGCGGACGACATCCCTAGGGCTTGCCACCGCAGCCATGGCCCCGTCCGTACTGTTAACATGGACCG GTTTCGCCCGCTGTTCAATGCGTCGCCGGGGTCGAATTTGCCTGTTGTTCGTAGAGAAGACGGAGGAGACGGCGACGGCGTTGTTGTTCACTGTATGAAATGGGGGCTGATCCCTAGTTTCACCAAGAAAACCGAGAAGCCCGATCACTATAAGATG ttTAATGCTAGGTCTGAGTCCATTTGCGAAAAGGCTTCTTTTCGACGTCTAATTCCTAAAAACCGCTGCCTCATTGCAGTTGAAGG ATTTTATGAATGGAAAAAAGATGGTTCTAAAAAGCAGCCTTACTACGTCCACTTTAATGACGGCCGACCGCTTCTGTTTGCTGCTCTTTATGATTTTTGGGAGAACTCTGAAG GCAATGATATATCCACTGTATGTTACCCTGTAGGCGAGAAACTTTACACCTTCACTATCATTACAACGTCTTCATCTTCAGCTCTAGGGTGGCTGCATG ACAGGATGCCTGTTATTTTGGGTGACAAGGGATCTACCGACTCATGGCTAAGTGGTTCTTCAACTTCCAATTTTGATTCATTACTTAAACCATATGAAGGTCCAGATTTG GTATGGTACCCGGTGACACAAGCAATGGGCAAGGTGTCTTTTGATGGACCAGAGTGCATCAATGAG ATACAGCTGAAGACAGAGGGGAATAATTCAATCACAAAGTTTTTCATGTCGAaaggaaccaaaaaagaagaattaaaCCCAAAGGACACTAGTTTTTACGACTCATCTGTGAAGAATGATTTGCCAAAAAGCGTGAAGGAAGAACCTGAAGGCAAAGAGAAAACAGAACAACCAGCCTCTACAGAAAAATGTGAGAATGATTCTAAGGGCCAAACAATATCGCAAGAGGGTGTATCTAAGGGCCAAACAAAGCGAGACTATGAAGAGTTTTCGGCTGACTCTAAGCCAGTTGCTTATGAAACTAGTGAGATGTCTGCTAGCCCAGCAAAGAAGAAGGTTAACCCGAAGAGTTCTGTTGACAAGCAACCTACCCTATTTTCGTACTTCGGAAAAAGCTAG
- the LOC18766273 gene encoding uncharacterized protein LOC18766273 isoform X2, translated as MCGRARCTLRADDIPRACHRSHGPVRTVNMDRFRPLFNASPGSNLPVVRREDGGDGDGVVVHCMKWGLIPSFTKKTEKPDHYKMFNARSESICEKASFRRLIPKNRCLIAVEGFYEWKKDGSKKQPYYVHFNDGRPLLFAALYDFWENSEGEKLYTFTIITTSSSSALGWLHDRMPVILGDKGSTDSWLSGSSTSNFDSLLKPYEGPDLVWYPVTQAMGKVSFDGPECINEIQLKTEGNNSITKFFMSKGTKKEELNPKDTSFYDSSVKNDLPKSVKEEPEGKEKTEQPASTEKCENDSKGQTISQEGVSKGQTKRDYEEFSADSKPVAYETSEMSASPAKKKVNPKSSVDKQPTLFSYFGKS; from the exons ATGTGTGGGAGGGCTCGCTGTACTCTCAGAGCGGACGACATCCCTAGGGCTTGCCACCGCAGCCATGGCCCCGTCCGTACTGTTAACATGGACCG GTTTCGCCCGCTGTTCAATGCGTCGCCGGGGTCGAATTTGCCTGTTGTTCGTAGAGAAGACGGAGGAGACGGCGACGGCGTTGTTGTTCACTGTATGAAATGGGGGCTGATCCCTAGTTTCACCAAGAAAACCGAGAAGCCCGATCACTATAAGATG ttTAATGCTAGGTCTGAGTCCATTTGCGAAAAGGCTTCTTTTCGACGTCTAATTCCTAAAAACCGCTGCCTCATTGCAGTTGAAGG ATTTTATGAATGGAAAAAAGATGGTTCTAAAAAGCAGCCTTACTACGTCCACTTTAATGACGGCCGACCGCTTCTGTTTGCTGCTCTTTATGATTTTTGGGAGAACTCTGAAG GCGAGAAACTTTACACCTTCACTATCATTACAACGTCTTCATCTTCAGCTCTAGGGTGGCTGCATG ACAGGATGCCTGTTATTTTGGGTGACAAGGGATCTACCGACTCATGGCTAAGTGGTTCTTCAACTTCCAATTTTGATTCATTACTTAAACCATATGAAGGTCCAGATTTG GTATGGTACCCGGTGACACAAGCAATGGGCAAGGTGTCTTTTGATGGACCAGAGTGCATCAATGAG ATACAGCTGAAGACAGAGGGGAATAATTCAATCACAAAGTTTTTCATGTCGAaaggaaccaaaaaagaagaattaaaCCCAAAGGACACTAGTTTTTACGACTCATCTGTGAAGAATGATTTGCCAAAAAGCGTGAAGGAAGAACCTGAAGGCAAAGAGAAAACAGAACAACCAGCCTCTACAGAAAAATGTGAGAATGATTCTAAGGGCCAAACAATATCGCAAGAGGGTGTATCTAAGGGCCAAACAAAGCGAGACTATGAAGAGTTTTCGGCTGACTCTAAGCCAGTTGCTTATGAAACTAGTGAGATGTCTGCTAGCCCAGCAAAGAAGAAGGTTAACCCGAAGAGTTCTGTTGACAAGCAACCTACCCTATTTTCGTACTTCGGAAAAAGCTAG
- the LOC18766273 gene encoding uncharacterized protein LOC18766273 isoform X3, whose translation MDRFRPLFNASPGSNLPVVRREDGGDGDGVVVHCMKWGLIPSFTKKTEKPDHYKMFNARSESICEKASFRRLIPKNRCLIAVEGFYEWKKDGSKKQPYYVHFNDGRPLLFAALYDFWENSEGNDISTVCYPVGEKLYTFTIITTSSSSALGWLHDRMPVILGDKGSTDSWLSGSSTSNFDSLLKPYEGPDLVWYPVTQAMGKVSFDGPECINEIQLKTEGNNSITKFFMSKGTKKEELNPKDTSFYDSSVKNDLPKSVKEEPEGKEKTEQPASTEKCENDSKGQTISQEGVSKGQTKRDYEEFSADSKPVAYETSEMSASPAKKKVNPKSSVDKQPTLFSYFGKS comes from the exons GTTTCGCCCGCTGTTCAATGCGTCGCCGGGGTCGAATTTGCCTGTTGTTCGTAGAGAAGACGGAGGAGACGGCGACGGCGTTGTTGTTCACTGTATGAAATGGGGGCTGATCCCTAGTTTCACCAAGAAAACCGAGAAGCCCGATCACTATAAGATG ttTAATGCTAGGTCTGAGTCCATTTGCGAAAAGGCTTCTTTTCGACGTCTAATTCCTAAAAACCGCTGCCTCATTGCAGTTGAAGG ATTTTATGAATGGAAAAAAGATGGTTCTAAAAAGCAGCCTTACTACGTCCACTTTAATGACGGCCGACCGCTTCTGTTTGCTGCTCTTTATGATTTTTGGGAGAACTCTGAAG GCAATGATATATCCACTGTATGTTACCCTGTAGGCGAGAAACTTTACACCTTCACTATCATTACAACGTCTTCATCTTCAGCTCTAGGGTGGCTGCATG ACAGGATGCCTGTTATTTTGGGTGACAAGGGATCTACCGACTCATGGCTAAGTGGTTCTTCAACTTCCAATTTTGATTCATTACTTAAACCATATGAAGGTCCAGATTTG GTATGGTACCCGGTGACACAAGCAATGGGCAAGGTGTCTTTTGATGGACCAGAGTGCATCAATGAG ATACAGCTGAAGACAGAGGGGAATAATTCAATCACAAAGTTTTTCATGTCGAaaggaaccaaaaaagaagaattaaaCCCAAAGGACACTAGTTTTTACGACTCATCTGTGAAGAATGATTTGCCAAAAAGCGTGAAGGAAGAACCTGAAGGCAAAGAGAAAACAGAACAACCAGCCTCTACAGAAAAATGTGAGAATGATTCTAAGGGCCAAACAATATCGCAAGAGGGTGTATCTAAGGGCCAAACAAAGCGAGACTATGAAGAGTTTTCGGCTGACTCTAAGCCAGTTGCTTATGAAACTAGTGAGATGTCTGCTAGCCCAGCAAAGAAGAAGGTTAACCCGAAGAGTTCTGTTGACAAGCAACCTACCCTATTTTCGTACTTCGGAAAAAGCTAG